One part of the Vicia villosa cultivar HV-30 ecotype Madison, WI linkage group LG6, Vvil1.0, whole genome shotgun sequence genome encodes these proteins:
- the LOC131612010 gene encoding cationic peroxidase 1-like, producing MVKMIIPNVKVCFMILSFVGIVSCQLSSDFYSTTCPDALITIKNEVNSAVSTEARMGASLLRLQFHDCFVQGCDGSVLLDDTSSFTGEKTAGPNAGSLRGFNVIDTIKSKVEALCPRVVSCADIVAIAARDSVVALGGPSWIVQLGRRDSTTASFNSANTDLPGPDSDLSDLITAFSNKGFTTKEMVALSGSHTIGQGSCRFFRDRIYNEDNIDSEFATSLQANCPTSGGDDNLSPIDTTTPTTFDNSYYKNLQNQKGLFHSDQVLFNDGSTDSNVDEYSSDASSFATDFANAMVKMGSISPLTGASGEIRTDCKFVN from the exons ATGGTTAAAATGATTATTCCAAATGTGAAAGTTTGTTTCATGATCTTGAGTTTTGTTGGGATAGTTTCATGCCAATTGTCCTCTGATTTTTACTCAACAACATGTCCTGATGCTCTAATAACCATTAAGAATGAAGTAAATTCTGCTGTGAGTACTGAGGCTCGCATGGGTGCATCATTGCTTCGTCTTCAATTTCATGATTGTTTTGTTCAG GGTTGTGATGGATCTGTATTGTTAGACGATACATCAAGTTTCACAGGTGAAAAAACAGCAGGTCCAAACGCGGGTTCTTTGAGAGGTTTTAATGTAATTGACACCATAAAATCTAAAGTCGAAGCTTTGTGTCCTCGTGTTGTCTCTTGCGCTGATATTGTCGCCATAGCTGCAAGAGATTCTGTTGTTGCA CTTGGTGGACCTAGTTGGATAGTACAATTGGGGAGAAGAGACTCAACCACAGCAAGTTTTAATTCTGCAAACACAGATTTACCTGGTCCTGACTCAGATCTAAGTGATCTTATTACTGCTTTTTCTAACAAAGGTTTCACTACCAAAGAAATGGTTGCTCTATCCG gATCTCACACAATTGGTCAAGGAAGCTGTAGATTCTTCAGAGACAGGATCTACAATGAGGACAACATAGATTCTGAATTCGCAACATCACTGCAAGCAAACTGTCCTACCTCGGGTGGTGACGACAATTTGTCACCAATTGACACCACCACACCAACCACATTTGATAACTCTTATTACAAGAACTTGCAAAACCAAAAAGGTCTATTTCACTCGGATCAAGTGCTTTTCAATGATGGATCAACCGACTCTAATGTTGATGAATATAGTAGTGACGCTTCGAGTTTTGCAACTGATTTTGCTAATGCAATGGTCAAAATGGGGAGCATTAGTCCACTTACTGGGGCAAGTGGTGAGATTAGGACTGATTGCAAGTTTGTCAATTGA
- the LOC131612012 gene encoding cationic peroxidase 1-like: MAKMIIPIVKACFIILSFVGIVSAQLSPNFYVNTCPLALLTIRSGVLAAVVAEARMAASLLRLHYSDCFVQGCDASVLLDDTSSFTGEKTATQNADSLRGFDVIDNIKFQLEAVCPGVVSCADILAVAARDSVVVLGGPSWTVQLGRRDSTTASLDSANSDLPDPDSDLNDLITAFSGKGFTTKEMVTLSGAHTIGEARCISFRDRIYNDNNIDPTFATSLKGSCPTSGGDNNLSPLDSTTQNLFDNSYYKNLQIQRGLLHSDQELFNGGSTDSQVESYANNFASFMADFANAMVKMGSLSPLTGDNGEIRQNCRVVN, translated from the exons ATGGCTAAAATGATTATTCCAATTGTGAAAGCTTGTTTCATAatcttgagctttgttggaatagTCTCAGCTCAATTATCCCCTAATTTTTACGTAAACACGTGCCCTCTTGCGCTTTTAACCATTAGGTCAGGAGTACTTGCTGCTGTGGTAGCTGAAGCTCGCATGGCGGCATCACTGCTTCGTCTTCATTACAGTGATTGTTTTGTTCAG GGTTGTGATGCATCAGTATTGTTAGACGATACGTCAAGTTTCACAGGTGAAAAAACAGCAACCCAAAACGCGGATTCCTTGAGAGGTTTTGATGTAATTGACAACATTAAATTTCAACTTGAAGCTGTATGTCCTGGTGTTGTCTCTTGTGCTGATATTCTTGCTGTAGCTGCAAGAGACTCTGTTGTCGTA ctAGGTGGACCTAGTTGGACAGTTCAATTAGGGAGAAGAGACTCAACCACAGCAAGTTTAGATTCTGCAAATTCAGATTTACCTGATCCGGATTCAGATTTAAACGATCTTATTACTGCTTTTTCAGGGAAAGGTTTCACTACCAAAGAAATGGTTACTCTATCAG gagCTCATACAATCGGTGAAGCGCGTTGTATATCCTTCAGAGACAGGATTTACAACGACAACAACATAGATCCGACATTTGCAACATCATTGAAAGGAAGTTGTCCAACCTCAGGTGGTGACAACAATTTGTCACCACTTGACTCCACCACGCAAAACCTATTTGATAATTCTTATTATAAGAACTTGCAAATCCAGAGGGGTCTCTTACACTCAGATCAGGAACTTTTCAATGGTGGTTCCACAGATTCTCAAGTAGAGTCTTATGCTAACAACTTTGCAAGTTTTATGGCTGATTTCGCCAATGCAATGGTCAAAATGGGAAGCCTTAGCCCACTTACTGGGGACAATGGTGAGATAAGGCAGAATTGCAGGGTGGTCAATTAA
- the LOC131609459 gene encoding stress response protein nst1-like has protein sequence MCILCVIQKCSRRVATMLPWLVIPLIGLWALSQLLPPAFRFEITSPRLACVFVLLVTLFWYEILMPQLSAWRVRRNARIRERKRFEAIELQKLRKTATRRCRNCLNPYRDQNPGGSRFMCSFCGHVSKRPVLDLPDLQELGISNSGVVKDLVGKHGKMLSKKVWSENGWMCSQDWLENGNWVGGSVLGNPINWRMNGNGSIYGGDEHCLTARSYSGILVFVCRLLASFFLTIRWLWRKIFRIGSREDRLSDAERRALLAKRGENGENLNESRGERARRKAEEKRQARIEKELLEEEERKQREEVAKLVEERRRLRDETVEAEKDSSQLSHTSKEKDRKKEAEKKRQERRKEKDRGSSKSNSDVEEMEKRATRESERKRDFEKKSGTDHREHQKSGLESDKGQNTDTVHSKVFVSNNYNRGSTGTRYFDRMRGTILSSSKALGFGKGASIPATVVKESKSNNSVDHAHTSASRRDIFPPGPTTKSNLKGDDKIINHSVIPEPQPWTAPKKSWQQLFTRSSSVPKSSNSNVICRPNSKIQVEVEAKSPQLSGQSPVAQSFNNPIQFGLPSPFDISNHLNGSTSSSLGFSPAIEPVFSPVVNTSHDFRHEEQELFEDPCYDPVPLSLLGPVSESLENFQLDLGSGSMKDKEVIKPRSLRNTSGTDLNKPSPIESPLTREKKNGSNRFTGTPQSKDIHPFPLDDAAAIEKGTWQMWTSSPLVQEGLGFVGGPESWLLSSQRNVPTNGDFMLPACQKTMPSVFNRDDNIVSSGYPAQNVFLPNGNNSGGTFSPVAVSSGYDPWLQNGLFPPLSGNLKTHESAKNETIYGSPSGTAISNVLECSPANCWSKNEWHAHGSVESIGKSSAARAHIGSPPYPTSDVHSFWSFD, from the exons ATGTGTATACTGTGTGTGATTCAGAAGTGTTCTCGCCGGGTTGCTACAATGCTACCTTGGTTGGTTATACCTTTGATTGGTTTGTGGGCGCTTTCTCAGCTTCTGCCACCTGCTTTTAGGTTTGAGATTACTTCACCTAGGCTGGCTTGTGTTTTTGTGTTGTTGGTTACTTTATTTTGGTATGAGATTTTGATGCCTCAGTTGTCGGCTTGGCGGGTGAGGAGGAATGCTAGGATTAGGGAGAGGAAGAGGTTTGAAGCTATAGAGTTGCAGAAACTGAGGAAGACAGCTACGAGGAGGTGTCGGAATTGTTTGAATCCGTATAGGGATCAGAACCCTGGTGGGAGTCGGTTTATGTGTTCGTTTTGTGGGCATGTTTCGAAGAGACCGGTTTTGGACTTGCCTGATTTGCAAGAGTTAGGGATTTCAAATTCTGGTGTTGTTAAGGATTTGGTTGGGAAACATGGGAAGATGTTGAGTAAGAAGGTTTGGTCTGAAAACGGGTGGATGTGTAGTCAGGATTGGTTGGAGAATGGAAATTGGGTTGGTGGTTCTGTTTTAGGTAATCCTATCAACTGGAGAATGAATGGGAATGGGAGTATTTATGGAGGTGATGAGCATTGTTTGACGGCTAGGTCGTATTCTGGTATTTTGGTTTTTGTTTGCAGGCTTTTGGCATCTTTTTTCTTGACCATTCGGTGGCTTTGGAGAAAGATATTTAGAATTGGTTCAAGGGAAGATCGTTTATCTGATGCTGAACGCAGGGCACTCTTGGCAAAAAGGGGTGAGAATGGGGAAAACTTGAATGAAAGTAGAGGAGAAAGAGCACGCAGGAAAGCTGAGGAGAAAAGACAGGCTAGGATAGAGAAAGAACTTTTggaggaagaagagagaaaacagaGAGAGGAGGTTGCAAAGTTAGTTGAGGAGCGTAGGAGGCTGAGAGATGAGACAGTGGAAGCTGAAAAAGATAGCAGCCAACTATCCCATACCAGTAAGGAGAAAGACCGaaagaaggaagctgaaaagAAGCGTCaggaaagaagaaaagagaaagatagagGGTCTAGTAAGAGCAATTCTGATGTAGAAGAGATGGAAAAAAGAGCTAccagagaaagtgaaagaaagaGGGACTTTGAGAAAAAGAGTGGAACTGATCATAGAGAGCATCAAAAGTCTGGATTAGAGAGTGACAAAGGACAAAATACAGATACTGTACATAGTAAAGTATTTGTTTCAAACAATTATAACCGAGGAAGTACTGGGACAAGGTACTTTGATCGCATGCGTGGTACAATTTTGTCTTCTTCAAAAGCGCTTGGATTTGGAAAGGGTGCGAGTATTCCTGCCACTGTGGTGAAAGAAAGCAAGTCTAACaattctgttgatcatgctcatACTTCTGCCAGCAGGAGAGATATATTTCCTCCCGGTCCAACTACTAAATCCAATTTAAAAGGAGATGATAAGATTATCAACCATTCT GTTATCCCAGAACCACAGCCATGGACTGCACCAAAAAAGTCATGGCAGCAATTATTTACTCGTTCCTCATCTGTTCCCAAATCTTCAAATTCAAATGTAATATGCAgaccaaattccaaaattcaagTTGAAGTTGAAGCCAAAAGCCCTCAGTTATCTGGCCAGTCACCAGTCGCACAATCATTTAACAATCCAATTCAGTTTGGTCTTCCATCACCCTTTGATATTTCTAATCATCTTAATGGTTCAACTAGTAGTAGTTTAGGTTTCTCTCCTGCAATTGAACCTGTATTCTCTCCTGTTGTAAATACATCACATGACTTTAGGCATGAAGAGCAAGAGCTTTTTGAAGACCCCTGTTATGATCCAGTTCCATTATCTCTGCTTGGTCCTGTTTCTGAGTCACTGGAGAATTTTCAGTTGGATTTGGGAAGTGGCTCTATGAAAGATAAAGAAGTAATAAAGCCTCGCTCTTTAAGAAATACATCTGGTACTGACCTCAACAAGCCATCTCCAATTGAGTCCCCATTGACCCGAGAAAAGAAAAACGGTTCTAATAGGTTTACTGGTACCCCCCAGTCCAAAGACATACATCCATTTCCTTTGGATGATGCAGCTGCAATTGAGAAGGGGACATGGCAGATGTGGACTAGTTCACCTCTTGTTCAGGAAGGTTTAGGTTTTGTTGGTGGTCCAGAAAGTTGGCTGTTATCCTCACAGCGGAATGTACCAACCAATGGCGACTTTATGCTTCCAGCATGTCAGAAGACTATGCCTTCTGTTTTTAACAGAGACGATAACATAGTTTCCAGTGGCTATCCTGCACAGAATGTTTTTCTTCCTAATGGTAATAATAGTGGCGGGACCTTCAGCCCGGTTGCTGTTTCAAGTGGTTATGATCCTTGGTTACAAAATGGTCTGTTTCCACCTTTATCTGGCAACCTTAAAACTCATGAGAGTGCTAAGAATGAAACGATATATGGGAGTCCTAGTGGAACTGCTATCAGCAATGTGCTCGAGTGTTCTCCAGCTAACTGTTGGTCCAA GAACGAATGGCATGCACATGGTTCTGTGGAAAGCATAGGGAAATCATCTGCGGCAAGGGCTCATATCGGTAGTCCGCCATATCCAACATCAGATGTACATTCATTTTGGTCATTTGATTAG